TGACACCGACAATTACGCTAACTGCAACCATCAGCGCAGCAATGGCAACGGAGGTGCGGCTCAACGAGCGTGTGATGTCCCGAATCGCAAGTCGAATTAAAGGGCTGAAGGATTTCCCGAAAAATCTGATTAATCCTGCCCAAATATGCATTAGCCCTAACGTTAGAGCAGGCGTCAGCAGGCTAATGCCGATGATAATAGCGAAAATCCCAGCAAATGTAATGATTAGGTGCCATTCAGGAATTAGAAGGGTGATGCCCAACAGTAATATCCCCACGCCAACTCCGCTCACCCAGTATAACGCGTTACGCACCCGTTCTTCGATATGGCTGCGTTGAATAGCAGAGGCAGGGGGCACATTGGTTGCTTCATAAGCAGGGAGTGCGGCAGCGATTAACAGTAATGTCAAGGGTGGGATGTCGATCCGGCGCACAGTGACAACAAAAAAGAGATCGTTGATATTGGTCGTAACTATTTGGACCGCACCACGTCCTAGCAGATACCCCAAGCCAAGTCCGAGAATTGTGCCTATAACCCCCAGCAATCCCGCCTCGGACAGAATTATTGAGAAAATTTGACCCCGCGTCATTCCCAAGGCACGTAGGCTGCCGAGAACCGATCGCTGCTGCACCACACTGAAGACAACTGTGTTATAAATGAGGAACATTCCGACCAACAACGCGAGCATGCTGAGGGCTGTCAAGTTCAATCGAAACGCAGCCGTCATCTCTTTCACTGTGGAGTCCGTTGGCTGTGCGATGCGAGCACCGGGGGGCAGGATAGCAGCGATACGTTTGAGCGTTGCCTCTCCCTGTGTGCCTTCCGGAATAATCAGATCAATTCGATTGAGAGTGCCCACTTTACCCAGTAACTCTTGAGCAGTGCCGATGTCAGTGATCAGCAGACCATCAAGTCCGCGCTGTTCATTTTTATCATCTGCTTTTAGAAGATACACAATCTGCAAAGTGTGGCGATGCCCCGCTACCTGTATGTGGATGAAATCGCCTACATGGATATTGTATTGCTTGGCTATATCCGCGCTGAGCAAGCCGGTATTTGGTTGAACAATAAACGCTGTGAATCCATTGTCATCCGCAAAGTTAGTGTTATTGTCATTTAGATAATTGCGAAAGGAAGATTCAGCAAAGCTATCCACACCTAACAGACGCATTGGCTGCATATCCAGTTCTTCGGCGGTAACATAGCCTTCCACAATCGGTGCGCTGAGGCGATAGCCCAACTGCTGCCGCAATGTGACATAAATGCTCTCATCCAACCCGCTGGGGCCTCCAACAATCTGGTGAGTGGTTTTGCCTACCACGGCTTCTGTGCTGATTGTAAAAGCACGGTTGGCAGCACCGGTGGCGAGGTCTATTGCGACAATCATCGCAACGCCCAACCCCACTCCGACGATGAAGAAGATGCTTTGGGTGGGACGACGCCACGCATGACGCCAAGCGAGAGTGGTTGATAATTGCATAGTGAAGCGTGAAACGTGAAATCGGTCCGTTAAATGAACTAGTGAACTCATGTACTATGGTAAATTTTAGAATTACTTAGACACTCCCAATTCACAGGCAACCCCCTAAATCCCCCAACCCCCCTAGCCCCCCTTATCAAGGGGGAAACCGTTATCAGGGGGACTTTGCAAACTTCGTACTTATTTATCTAATTCACCATAATGAACTTTTGAACGATGTGGAAACGACATCCTCAGTACGGAATAACGATCATTGTTCCCTACACACCAAAGGTTATTACACGGTATCGTTGACTAGCGCGCCATCGGTGATGTGCAGCACCCGATCTGCATGGTTTGCGATCTCCTGTGCGTGCGTCGCCATCAACAGCATTTTGCCGGTGCCCCGCATCATTTCTAGCAATAACGACAGAACAGTTGCACCGATTTCTGTGTCCAAATTACCGGTCGGCTCATCAGCAAGCAGCATCAGGGGATTATGAACGAGCGCACGGGCTATCGCAACGCGCTGTTGTTCGCCGCCGCTCAGTCTATCGGGATAGGTATTAAGCCGTTCATCAAGCCCGACTTGCTCAAGCAGTGCTGCTGCGCGAGTGTGCCTATCCCTTTGGGGCTCAGAACTACGCATGAGTTCAAGTGGCAGGAGGACATTCTCCAATACCGTTAAGGTCGGAATGAGGTTGAAAAACTGGAAGATAATTCCGATGTGGCGACGACGGAAGAGGGTTCGCTGGTGTTCGTTCAGGCGAGTCAAATCAACTTCTTGCTCATCTTCCCGAATAAACACATGACCGCTGCTCGGAGCATCAATACCAGAGATCAGATTGAGTAATGTGCTCTTTCCGCTACCAGATTTTCCCAACACGCAGATAAACTCGCCCTCATAAAATTCTTGGCTTACTTGGTTCAATACGATCCGGTTTTGACCTGCTTCACGGTAGGCTTTGCTCAAGCAATCTAACCGCACTAACGCGGCGGGTGAATTTTCGGAAGATGTGGGATTGGCAGATAGGGTGGTCACTTCAAATTTGGATTGGGTTTTAGTGGGCGGAGAGGAACGCTAGCAATTCAACCGTTGTCTCTTCCGGCAGTTCTTCGGGCAAAAAATGGCCACAGTCAAGAGGTTTACCGCGCACATCAACAGCCCGATCCCGCCAGACAGTGAGCATTTCCAAGCTGGCACCGGTTTGCCAACCTGGACGCTTCGTCATGTTGCTGCCCCAGAGCAACAACACGGGGCAGGTGAGCTTCCGGCCGTGATCGGCTTCGTCGTGCTTCAGGTCAAGCTCGATACCGCGGTAGTCCAAGCAGGTGGCGCGGATAGTTTCAGAGTCATTGAAACAGCGGAGATATTCTGCGTACGCCTCATCTGTAATTGAACCGTCAATTCCGGTCCATCGCTCAAGGAGGAAGTCCAAATAGGCCTTGGCGCTATTACCGATTAAGGTTTCCGGCAGCGGCGACGGTTGACGCATCAGGTGCCAATGGAACCAAGCGAAGGAAAGTTGGCTGTCCATGTGATTAAACGCAGCTTGCGAAGGTACAACGTCAAGCGAGGTGAAGGTTCTTACCCGTTCTGGATGATCAAGTGCCATACGATGTCCGACCCGTGCCCCGCGATCGTGGCCAACGACATGGAACGATTCAAAACCGAGTTTTTCCATCACTTCAACCTGATCTTGTGCGGTTGTGCGTTTGCAGTAGACGCTCAAGTCACCCTCTGGAGCGGG
The Candidatus Poribacteria bacterium DNA segment above includes these coding regions:
- a CDS encoding FtsX-like permease family protein codes for the protein MQLSTTLAWRHAWRRPTQSIFFIVGVGLGVAMIVAIDLATGAANRAFTISTEAVVGKTTHQIVGGPSGLDESIYVTLRQQLGYRLSAPIVEGYVTAEELDMQPMRLLGVDSFAESSFRNYLNDNNTNFADDNGFTAFIVQPNTGLLSADIAKQYNIHVGDFIHIQVAGHRHTLQIVYLLKADDKNEQRGLDGLLITDIGTAQELLGKVGTLNRIDLIIPEGTQGEATLKRIAAILPPGARIAQPTDSTVKEMTAAFRLNLTALSMLALLVGMFLIYNTVVFSVVQQRSVLGSLRALGMTRGQIFSIILSEAGLLGVIGTILGLGLGYLLGRGAVQIVTTNINDLFFVVTVRRIDIPPLTLLLIAAALPAYEATNVPPASAIQRSHIEERVRNALYWVSGVGVGILLLGITLLIPEWHLIITFAGIFAIIIGISLLTPALTLGLMHIWAGLIRFFGKSFSPLIRLAIRDITRSLSRTSVAIAALMVAVSVIVGVSLMISSFRLTVEQWLTDLLQADIFVSAPSLISDQTTFPLAHGVVEKLETFPGVVQIATSRLVDVSAGDLGMIQLAAVSMDIAGDKRYYKAAVGAPAKTWEALKAGGLIINEPMSNRFKLGVGDEVSLLTDRGEHRFPIVAVAYDFDVQSGALIDDAIYRTYWNDSDLSSAALFVESGVDVDTKINELRAAFAGEAELVIRSSRGLRAHSLAIFDRSFSITVALQMLAMLVAFIGILSALMSLQLERRREIGTLRAVGMTRRQLWKLTLVQTGLMGTTAGILAMPTGFALAVILIYIINLRSFGWTLQMYLQPVYFLQALVVALVAALLAGVYPAWRVGRMQPADALREE
- a CDS encoding ABC transporter ATP-binding protein, with product MTTLSANPTSSENSPAALVRLDCLSKAYREAGQNRIVLNQVSQEFYEGEFICVLGKSGSGKSTLLNLISGIDAPSSGHVFIREDEQEVDLTRLNEHQRTLFRRRHIGIIFQFFNLIPTLTVLENVLLPLELMRSSEPQRDRHTRAAALLEQVGLDERLNTYPDRLSGGEQQRVAIARALVHNPLMLLADEPTGNLDTEIGATVLSLLLEMMRGTGKMLLMATHAQEIANHADRVLHITDGALVNDTV
- a CDS encoding alpha/beta hydrolase is translated as MFDNFTKTRIKANGVSINLVHGGVGPPLLLLHGYPQTHVEWHKIAPKLAEDYTVVAPDLRGYGDSEKPPAPEGDLSVYCKRTTAQDQVEVMEKLGFESFHVVGHDRGARVGHRMALDHPERVRTFTSLDVVPSQAAFNHMDSQLSFAWFHWHLMRQPSPLPETLIGNSAKAYLDFLLERWTGIDGSITDEAYAEYLRCFNDSETIRATCLDYRGIELDLKHDEADHGRKLTCPVLLLWGSNMTKRPGWQTGASLEMLTVWRDRAVDVRGKPLDCGHFLPEELPEETTVELLAFLSAH